AAATTCGTGTCAATCACGGCCCCTGATCCGCTCCTTGCTGTGATTAAAAGCTCCAGAAGAGCCTCTCCTTCTAAATATGTCTTGGCATCATTTCCTCCAACAAAcgttaaacaaaataaaaagctgaaacgGCCAGAAAATGCTCCAACCTATTAGGtgtttttgctctttgctgTATTACCAGTGGTTTACACTCGTGCAGGGCACCGCCTACTGGTCCTGTGAAGTACTGCAATCACCTCATTGAAGCGAAAGCacatctgtttttaacagcAGCTGTCTTCCTCTGGGATCACTGGTGGAGGTGCCAGAAatctccttttttaaaaagttcagcTCCGGTCCTGTGTAACTGCTGTAGCGGCAGCGTAGAGGATGTAGTGCAGTAGCGATAGTGAGATTCCTGTGCATGCTGGATTTTAGTAACCTGACTCatgccagatgtatgtcgctccgcctagcttcactcacatacatctgggacacctcccatagaaagtgatttctccaaccaattttatggtctggccaatcaggacgcagggctggagtttcatagatgtgacgtagtggagaagcgaccgtgacgtgagactgttttgatagcaatggtggctcgttgaggaagcaagcgttagcattgatgctgctatttcttccgtgttgtccaatctacctaatattgtttcattaaaagaacatcagagaacgcctctgaaggcttttgttggtggaaaccatgttttcgcccttctcccgaccgcatttggcaagttttgttttccggggcgcgtcagctgcagacgcggacgcgccccttagcggttagcgcaaaccatattaggaggctaACCCGTGTCGCTCTCATCAgtgtcacgggttagcttcggtgtgagtggttgaaatagcacgtcgataaagatgacagacaagtggcttatccaatcatatgcaaggttttttgataaggcccagcctttaataaaggcaattcctatggcggtgtcccagatggatgtgagtggagctaggcagagcgacatgcgtctggcttgtgTCAGGTTAGGAATTTAGAGCCGCCACGCAGCTGATTGCTCGGCCACGCGTgtttcctgctgctatcagtgCTGCCCGCCAGTGACAGTGAAGCTGAGTTTACAATTTCTGATCATTAACAGTGCATGCGTACATTTTGGAAATTTTCTAACATTTTAAGCAgcaatgaataaaaaacaatggCAAAGAGCAGTTGACTAGATGGCTGTGGCGCACAAGTATCTGGAATCAGGATGCTGGTGAAGTTTAGCATGTGGTTCTGTTTGACTAAATATGTAGCGTCGTTGATTGTTTCTTGGACAACAAAGTGGCACCATGTGCGTAaggttgggggggtgggggacaGGTTGTCCTGCTGGATCAGTCTTTAAATAAGACGCCATACAGGGTTCCTTCATGCTTTCTTGTTCAAAACTCCTGACTTTTCCAGACTCTTTGCAGAGTGggtagtttgtttttgttttgttcaatcaaatctttagctttatttaatacaaaaagaCTTTTTGATACTTCATTCTGGGTGTATCTAATATGCTGTTTCCAGTTAACCTCGTCATCAATAATAACACCCAGAATTTAGTTTTCCCAGACCGTCTGATTGGTCCATTTATCTGTATTTCTATCCAAATAACAGCTTGTTTCCATTGAGCCACACTAttgatttgttcattttttttttcttcacatccATGTAGCAGTTCCTTCCATATCATCTCCAACAATTGTCTGGACTTTTTCTGGCTGTTACAAGTTTATTCATGTCATTATGTCGAGATAAAGAGACCGTAagccagtttattttttttaactggtttCGTCACCTCAAAATAACTCGAGCTTAATCCTTTTTTGTTGTAACAgttaaattatttcattatgCACAACAGTAACCTAATTATCTGATTAGTAGACTTTGAGCTGTTGTATTACTCTAAATTACCTTCAGTTTAACAGTACccttagttgtttttttataaacttttatttCAGTACTTTGAGATAAATACCTGGACCTTCCCTTGTTACAATTTTAATGATCTCAAAAGTAAGACTGTGAGCTTTTAACCTTGTAGAAGTTCAATTAACTCCTTTATTTGAACATAAAACGATCTGaagatgttttctctttttatagCAGTTCTATTAAGTCAGTGTTTTTAGCTGTTTAGGTTCAAATTCTCCCTCTCATCAACGCCTGTTATACATAATCTCTGCGTGTCGTGACAGCAGTACTGGACGTCTACACTGGAGCAAATACGATAACTATTCATTTATGCACAACAATAATCTCCATAAGGTGaattttgtctaaaaaaaaaaaaaaacagttaacgTATAAACTGAGTAAAAATCCCGTGAGGTATGAACAAGCTCAGCTTTCCTGAGATGTCGGTCTGAAAACTGGACCAGGTTGTTACGGGAGACTTGGGTTTTCTGGTCCTGGAAAATGGAGCGCGTGGAAGATTTAGGAAACCCAAATGGTTTTCTGTTCTCGTCATTTCCTTTAAGGATTTTCCATCAAGACGGCGAAGTGACGCCGTTCAGAGGATCCTGGTGTTTGTAAAAGCCTGGATGAGAGGAGCGTCTCCACATTCTGATCGTTTATGGAGGCCGCTAATCAAGATGTCGGCCTGCTAGCCCTGGGTTTTCCCTCTACGCTCAAACTCTCCTCCTGCTTCAGAACAGGGTCCAACCGCATTCAGCTCATTGTGAAGGGAGATTTCTTCTTTACGGGCCGACTCTAAACCCACATCTAAACATGAACGCTGTCGTTCAGTAAAAGTCAATGTTTCTGAGAGAATAAAGCCTACGTGCTGCTCGGTTCTTTGTGGCTGAACTAAGACCGAAGAAGAATACCTCGcatctcattttgtttttgtttttctgtcaattCTCCTCATTTAATTTCACTaccttttctttaatttaaaccTACTTGCCTGTTGTGAACACTGTAGATTGAGGAGTGTGCAATGTTTCTGTTTGAGCCAGCTGTGGAGGAGGGAAAACGTCTCCTATCCAGTTACTGTTTAGTTTGTGGGGAGGGGGAATTGCTGATTGTTGTATGAGAATGTGGAAAATATGTATGTGAAAGTGGTTTAATAAAGTGTTGGTATGCTAACAAAAAACTAATTGAGCctcagtgttgtttttgtttttttttacccccagtCTGCAGCAAGAATTGTAAGACAGTCCGGTcagagatgctctccatccagtcccGCTGAATCTGAGCGGTTGTACCAAACAGAAGCAGACATTTCATCGTCTGAACGTGAATCGTCGGCTAGAGCTGTGCTGTACTCAAAAACAACTGAAGCTGCTATTTCCAGCAAATGTGGTTCTGATTCATGGTGGCCCTGAATGCAAGTGACACACATTACCTTTGTGAATTTTAGTTGTAAAAGATTGAGAGCCGTGTATCTTTTCCCTTTCACCTCagttatgcactgctttgtgttggtctgtcacataaaattctAAAACACACCAAGGTGTGGTCTGAACGCACACAACAAATTTCAAACcctatttttttccaaagcacTGTAAATTCTACCTCAAGGATCAATAACAGGGCGTGTTACACGCATTATAGCATAGTATTAGATTAtatagtgtgtatatatatattagttcaTGTCAATTTTACCATCAACTCATTATTTCTTTCCTTtgcaaggacaaataaaaacaaacaggattaGGATGACCAAATGTCATCTTTTACCCAGACATGTCCACCTCTTCTGGTGGATTTataattaatgaaaaatgtCCAGTTTTCATCATTTTTCATGGAACTAATAACTTTACTGGTGCTTACAGGGAATACAACACCCTGGGTGCAGGGATGCTCCAGAAGTAGACCAGATATTTTGAGAAGGCCCTAAAGGCCTTACTTAGAATCAGTTTTCTCACTGCTGTAGAGCCAGTTGACTCTGCTTGGGGAATAGAATTTCAAGTGTATGTTTTGCAAagactttaatgcttatttgttgggCAAACAAAAAAGTGATTAGTAGAATAGAAATATGCTGTATTGTCCCCTCAGTGTGGAAATTCATGTGTTCCAGCAGCAAAGTAATGGAAGCAAGCAGATATCTAttataaaaatgacattttggagaaaattcccttcctccatccatcaatctATGCCCATTTATCTGTGCAGAGTTGCAGGGTAGGAGACTGATGTAAGGGCAAATttgcaacataaaaataaaaatactgtagttattagttaaaaaaaaaagaaatgtgcaactaAGCAGGGTGGCcttaagaaatgtgcaaaacgtgtatatttatgcataaaaaaaccAACAGCTTACAAGGAAAATATGTGAACAAAATGGATGAGGAGACAAGAAGGATGAAGAAAACTGAAGACTGGAATAGGCCTATGCACATTTTTTATAAGTGTCTCTGTTTgactgctatttttattttattattacatggaaaagaaaatattaagcTTAGAAGTTATtttctcagaatattatttcagattgtttgttttgtttgcctaGACTCAAAAAGAGAGCTATTATCGTTCCAGTTTAAATCTCTAATCCTGAAGAGGCATTATTTCTGCCATTATCTGATTCCAGAGATTTTACAGTTGTTTTGTAGTTTTTGACTGCTAtcggatgtttgttttttgaccaTTCTTTCTAACCACAGAGAAGGTATACTTTACATatgttaaagttaaaaaatcttCTTTAAGTAGACCAAGTTTCTTTAAATTGCTTCAAGATTGGGTCAAGTGTCctctttttgcaaataaaaatatggcCATCCTAACTaggatttttttaatacacattCCCATTAACAGTTAAATGAAATTGTTGCACACAATTATTatggaagcaaaaaaaattcCTTTCTCAGAATAATTAAGGTTTCGGTTCAACgcatttaaattaaagacaaaatcttgtgttttttgtccTCCTGATTCATAGGAAAGTTTTGTTCTGTTCACTGGATTTTGGATTTATCCTCATTTTTGGATGATGACAGGTTAGGCtccaaatatgtaaataaaaatagtgaACTGATCACTGACCCGTGTTAAAGACCTGTACCTGTCAAGTTGGAATGCATTTGCTGTCACAAATTCATGTTACTGCTTACAATTTACTCCTGaactttatattatttttattcatgtttaagAAAAAGCTTCTGTCacaaggaaaataataaaacatcagGTATATGAAGCTGCTTTTGCATTACAACCTGCAATAAATAACTACGCATGCAGACGACCCAACATCTTGGAGTAATTAATTGAACATTTGACGGTGTCATACGTCACCCTTTCAGCCAAAACAATCGGACATTTAAGAAACTGCTGAAGTGTGAAATACAGCTTAAAGAAGCGGTTAACCTCTTGTCTTTGTTTATGTGTCTTTATGTTCAAGTCCATCAACTTCTCCATCGTGTTTTGTTAACTTCCCCGTCTGTCTGGAGTTCTCCAGGAGGGGGCGCTGTCCTGCCAGCTTCCTGTTATGTAGCTCAGCTGGTTTGCAGTTCATAGAGTCCAGAGTAAACGTGTGCCTGCAGACAAATTCTGGGGCTGGCTGAAGGTAACTGTAGAGCTCCTGTAACGCTCTCACGTCCTCCAAAGCATCATGGGCCTTGTAGTTTATCCCCAGCAGCTCCCTGACCAGGTTCTCCTGGCGAAAACTCCGAAGCCCGCGGTCCCTCAGCAGCTCCCGAGCCAGCGGCAGGGTATCGACGCAGCCCGACACCGAAGCCTGAAACTCGGCTCTGAGGTCCAGCTGGTCCAGGGCCCgagccagcagggggcagtcaAAGCTCCGGATGTTGTGGCCGACGAGGAGGGGGCGACCGAGCATCTGAAGGAAAGTGACGAAGGCGACGACGACCTCTTTGAGGGAGTTGGTGAAGACGAGTCGGTGATGGAGGTAGAGCCTCTGTCTGCGGACCTTAAAGCCTGTGAGTCTGGCCGCTCCTGGTTGTATGCGACACCGGGGGAGGACGTAGAGGTTGAGCGAGTGGCCTCCGCTCACCGCAGCCAGTTGGATGATCTCACAGTCCTGACCTGGAGAGAGGAAGCCATGCAGAAACCAGGACATCGCATCATTAGCTGTGGTGTAAATGATTGCAGATGGCGATAGGTGATACAATAAAAGGAATATTCATCCGCCTTTTTCTCACTGCACTCGACATGTTAGAGTGTAAAACATCCCGCTGTAGACCATTGTTTTGGTCGGGGAGGGGCTGAGCCTCTATTATGCCAGAACAAGTGGGACAATACGGGTAAACGCTGATTGTGACACAAATGAGTACCtttgaataattaaatttttttagtaTCAATCATATGGAGAACTCCAGTATTTTGACCACCTGAGATAAGACAACTCTAAATCTAACCCTAATATTTTTAGGGGCTGTTAAAGCTgcaagagagcgagagagagcaagactttcagtAAATAACAGGAAAGCTGAATGACTTACAGCTAAACAGCtcttttctattcattttagCTGGTAGCCACTCTGTGTCCAGGAACatgttgtgtttgtcaatgTTAGGAGAAATCAGAGTTAAAGTAAGAACCTGCATTATCCggtatatacatatttttgtcaATTTAAGATGCTTCAAGGGACAGTGCGTAACAAATTTGGCTTTTGATTAGCAAAactcaagtattgcttttataaatacatattctggcaaagtctaataaccaCACATTAAAACTTAAAGCACTCTGATAGCTTAGAATTAATTGTTTATAAATATATTGGGAGACGCCATGTTGGGTCACCATTTCTGATTACAGTAGCCGAAAgaggacaaacttgtcagccatacgCGTTTTCCCTATCTGCCTTTTATATAAAGACGTGCTGTCtcagtggaggaggagtataaacaGGCAAAGACAACTGTGGACCATTCTATTAGCCGTTTTCTTTTGAAATGGGGGGGACAACCCAGACTCTATGCCCAGTAAGAGGGAAGAGAatgtaaccaaaaaaaaaaaaaaaaaaaaaagaagtaataaccgggagaaaaCAAGTTGTGATGgtgtagctattattaccagggggagataattcatgagagAGCGGGGATTTAAAACAGACgcagaggt
This genomic stretch from Fundulus heteroclitus isolate FHET01 chromosome 2, MU-UCD_Fhet_4.1, whole genome shotgun sequence harbors:
- the trex4 gene encoding three prime repair exonuclease 4, with the translated sequence MQAGTGAEENSEQLPLVFFDLETTGLGQDCEIIQLAAVSGGHSLNLYVLPRCRIQPGAARLTGFKVRRQRLYLHHRLVFTNSLKEVVVAFVTFLQMLGRPLLVGHNIRSFDCPLLARALDQLDLRAEFQASVSGCVDTLPLARELLRDRGLRSFRQENLVRELLGINYKAHDALEDVRALQELYSYLQPAPEFVCRHTFTLDSMNCKPAELHNRKLAGQRPLLENSRQTGKLTKHDGEVDGLEHKDT